A single Octopus sinensis unplaced genomic scaffold, ASM634580v1 Contig10079, whole genome shotgun sequence DNA region contains:
- the LOC115228268 gene encoding acetylcholine receptor subunit beta-like 1 has product MAYYTFCHEHRLLYDLFEKQRYNPLVRPVSNHSTPLFVQFSLAFQQLINIVNTADGNYEPSFMSNVVIYNTGLILWVPPAIYKSSCTIDVSFFPFDQQICEMKFGSWTYNPDELDFLDVNADLNDYRISQVWDIIDYETITKRINSDLGKHVEVVFRFVIRRKSLFYSSNLIIPCVLIALLSVTVFYLPADAGEKITLSISILFSINVFLLLVSKILPPSSTIPLISTYLLFTFILNIFTIFVTVILINWNFRTPRTHRMSKWFKIIFLKYLPRILLMERPDHTKRYQSAMERNNNYKQLDKQNFVSYSPKSFETQESEKSPPLESSPFFPADLVRRDSTAEDALNSINFIAHHLYEQDEYNAVREDWKYIASVFDRLQLYIFLLVTAIGSIATLMNAPYVFDFVDQKEIINTIIKRKNT; this is encoded by the exons ATGGCATATTACACATTCTGCC ATGAACACAGATTATTGTAcgatttatttgaaaaacagaGGTACAACCCACTTGTCCGACCTGTTTCCAATCATTCAACCCCCCTATTTGTCCAATTCAGTCTGGCTTTTCAGCAGCTTATAAACATAGTGAATac TGCCGACGGAAACTATGAACCATCTTTCATGTCGAATGTGGTTATTTACAACACTGGGCTTATTCTCTGGGTTCCTCCGGCCATTTATAAGTCATCTTGTACAATCGATGTGTCCTTTTTTCCTTTTGATCAACAAATATGCGAAATGAAATTTGGTTCCTGGACTTATAATCCAGATGAACTTGACTTTTTGGACGTGAATGCAGATTTAAATGACTATCGAATCTCCCAAGTATGGGATATCATCGATTACGAAACtataacaaaaagaataaatagtgATTTAGGAAAACATGTTGAAGTTGTATTTCGTTTTGTCATACGAAGAAAGTCGTTGTTTTATTCTAGCAATCTTATTATTCCCTGTGTACTCATTGCACTGCTCAGCGTCACTGTATTTTATTTACCGGCTGATGCTGGTGAGAAGATTACTCTATCGATTtctatattattttctataaacgTTTTTTTGCTTCTGGTGTCCAAGATTCTGCCTCCGTCCTCGACAATTCCTTTGATTTCAACATATCTTCTTTTTACGTTTATTCTTAACATTTTTACTATATTTGTGACTGTCATTCTCATCAATTGGAACTTCCGGACTCCGAGGACACATCGAATGTCCAAATGGTTCaagattatttttcttaaatatcttCCTCGGATTCTGCTAATGGAACGACCTGACCATACCAAACGTTATCAAAGTGCAATGGAACGcaacaacaattataaacaaTTGGATAAACAGAATTTTGTCTCATATTCACCAAAAAGTTTTGAAACCCAGGAATCTGAAAAGTCCCCTCCACTCGAGTCTTCTCCATTTTTTCCGGCTGACTTGGTCAGACGAGATTCAACTGCAGAAGACGCTTTAAATTCTATCAATTTCATAGCTCATCATTTATATGAGCAAGACGAATATAACGCAGTGAGGGAAGACTGGAAGTATATTGCTTCAGTATTCGATCGACTTCAGTTGTATATTTTTCTGCTTGTTACCGCAATTGGCAGTATTGCTACTTTAATGAATGCTCcatatgtttttgattttgttgatcaGAAGGAGATTATCAACACAATaattaagagaaaaaatactTAA